In a genomic window of Brassica rapa cultivar Chiifu-401-42 chromosome A10, CAAS_Brap_v3.01, whole genome shotgun sequence:
- the LOC103847564 gene encoding uncharacterized protein LOC103847564 — MFSEISGLQRLRIKILVLLPHHHLRLPPPLQPKLVVRAEYKCIFLQFFSPSSSNHCLSRMSIGTLNSCSRVVDLDYITRISVGSGLFGNRNISLYKSRRTMQTFPLASADDGVAAVNGTPHSDDVEEMGARLSGSIQDEYNCNELVQSLHDSARSFELALLKKISSPMLPWFSSAWLGVDRNAWVKTFSYQASVYSLLQAANDFSSSGNNRDEDINVFVQRSLSRQAAPLDSMMRDKLSSSHPEADEWFWSDQIPSAVTSFVHCFERDQRFVAATSAYAKGKSSAASNETEVSLLVLVLNCIAAVTKLGPTKLLCSPFCSMIPDTTGRLMDKFVDLVPLPQAYHSMKTLGLRREFLVHYGPRAAACRVESDCSTDEVVFWVDLIQNQLLRAIDREKIWSRLATSESIEVLERDLAIFGFFIALGRSTQTFLAANGSDSLENPVEDLVRHFIGGSLLQYPQLSAISSYQLYVEVVCEELDWLPFYPNTKEPQPAKQAHGHKSRPEGPPNNDALPQIFDVCSYWLQSFIKYSKWPENPSNVKAAKFLSKGHNKLIQCKEELGRSSWAVTEAGLIDMNALSTEESSSFDKALESVDEALVRLESLLQQLNASSSASGKEEIKAACSNLEKIRKLKKEAEFLEASFRAKAASLQEGGGCGDSQESSDGKNQNLKGNDTKNSISSVDQGTSMNRGFWGFFERPIRRKSAPNLLADEYIERSREKVVGSVDSEPSEIYRFELLRNELMELEKRVQGSTDDSVNEEGSTSGDPSTSSSSTKGVELVQSSKRERAIEKTLDKIKETSTDVWQGTQLLGSDSAAAMELLRRSVTGDELTEKEKKALRRTVTDLASVVPIGFLMILPVTPVGHAAILAAIQRYAPGLIPSTYGSERLNLLRQLEQVKQMQNETEPEEETKP; from the exons ATGTTTAGTGAAATTTCGGGCCTCCAACGTCTACGGATAAAGATCCTCGTATTGCTGCCACATCATCATCTCCGTCTCCCTCCCCCTTTACAGCCTAAATTGGTTGTTAGAGCtgaatataaatgtatttttttgcaGTTTTTTTCTCCTAG CTCTTCGAACCATTGTCTCTCGCGGATGTCCATTGGAACCTTGAATTCCTGCAGCAGGGTTGTAGACTTGGATTATATAACAAGGATCTCAGTTGGTAGTGGATTGTTTGGAAACAGGAACATAAGCTTGTATAAGTCGCGGAGGACAATGCAGACTTTTCCTCTTGCATCTGCTGACGACGGTGTGGCGGCTGTCAATGGGACTCCTCATAGCGATGATGTTGAGGAGATGGGGGCTAGACTCAGTGGTTCTATACAAGATGAGTACAACTGTAATGAACTGGTTCAGTCTTTGCATGATTCTGCTAGAAGTTTTGAACTTGCTCTTTTAAAGAAGATTTCTTCTCCCATGTTACCATGGTTTTCATCAGCTTGGCTGGGGGTCGATAGAAATGCATGGGTTAAGACATTTTCTTATCAG GCTTCTGTGTATTCCTTACTACAAGCTGCAAATGATTTTTCATCTAGTGGAAACAACAGAGACGAGGATATTAATGTCTTTGTGCAAAGGAG TTTATCTCGCCAAGCTGCTCCTCTTGATAGTATGATGCGGGATAAATTATCTTCCAGTCACCCTGAAGCCGATGAGTGGTTTTGGTCTGACCAAATTCCTTCTGCAGTGACATCTTTTGTGCATTGTTTTGAAAGGGACCAACGATTTGTTGCTGCTACTTCTGC CTATGCCAAAGGCAAGTCCTCAGCTGCAAGCAATGAGACAGAGGTGTCACTTCTCGTGCTTGTGCTCAACTGCATAGCAGCAGTCACAAAACTCGGCCCAACAAAACTTTTGTGCTCGCCCTTCTGCTCTATGATTCCAGATACTACAGGAAGATTGATGGACAAATTTGTTGACCTTGTTCCACTCCCTCAGGCCTATCATTCAATGAAAACCCTCGGTCTACGTAGAGAGTTTCTTGTTCACTATGGACCACGTGCAGCTGCGTGTAGAGTAGAAAGTGACTGCTCTACAGATGAGGTTGTCTTCTGGGTCGATCTCATACAAAACCAACTGCTTCGGGCTATTGATCGAGAGAAAATATGGTCGAGATTAGCAACATCTGAAAGTATCGAG GTTCTGGAAAGAGATTTAGCTATTTTTGGATTCTTCATTGCTTtaggcaggagcacccagactttTTTAGCTGCGAATGGTTCTGATTCTTTGGAGAATCCTGTAGAAGACCTTGTCAG GCACTTCATCGGGGGAAGTCTCCTCCAATATCCTCAACTTTCAGCTATCAGTTCATACCAGTTGTATGTTGAG GTTGTCTGTGAAGAACTAGACTGGCTTCCTTTCTATCCAAATACAAAGGAGCCGCAGCCAGCCAAACAAGCACATGGGCATAAGAGCAGACCAGAAGGACCACCTAATAATGATGCTCTTCCTCAGATATTTGACGTTTGCTCTTATTGGCTACAGAGCTTTATTAAATACAGCAAATGGCCAGAGAATCCTTCTAATGTCAAGGCAGCAAAGTTCTTATCCAAGGG gCACAATAAGTTAATTCAGTGCAAGGAAGAACTGGGGAGATCAAG TTGGGCAGTAACAGAAGCAGGACTTATTGACATGAATGCATTATCAACTGAAGAGTCCAGCTCATTTGACAAG GCTCTAGAGAGTGTAGATGAAGCTCTTGTGAGACTGGAAAGCTTGCTACAACAGTTGAATGCATCGAGCTCAGCCTCTGGTAAGGAAGAAATAAAAGCCGCTTGCTCTAACCTAGAGAAAATAAGGAAACTTAAGAAAGAGGCTGAATTTTTGGAGGCGTCTTTCAGAGCCAAAGCAGCTTCCCTTCAAGAG GGAGGTGGTTGCGGTGACTCTCAGGAGTCATCTGATGGAAAAAATCAGAATCTAAAAGGAAACGACACAAAGAACTCAATAAGTTCTGTAGATCAAGGCACAAG TATGAATCGTGGATTCTGGGGTTTCTTTGAGCGCCCTATAAGGAGGAAGTCTGCTCCCAACTTATTG GCAGATGAATATATTGAGAGATCCAGAGAAAAGGTGGTTGGTAGCGTGGATTCAGAACCCAGTGAGATTTATCGGTTTGAACTTCTGAGGAATGAGCTGATGGAGCTGGAGAAGCGGGTCCAAGGAAGTACAGATGACTCGGTAAATGAAGAG GGAAGTACCTCTGGGGATCCTTCTACATCAAGCAGTAGTACGAAAGGTGTGGAGTTGGTTCAGAGCTCAAAGAGAGAAAGGGCCATTGAGAAAACACTCGATAAAATCAAAGAAACAAGCACA GACGTGTGGCAAGGTACTCAGCTACTTGGATCTGATTCAGCTGCTGCTATGGAGCTGCTTCGGAGGTCTGTAACAGGAGATGAATTaacagagaaagagaagaaagctCTGCGCAGAACCGTGACTGACTTAGCATCAGTTGTTCCCATTGGCTTTCTTATGATTCTTCCC GTTACACCAGTTGGCCATGCGGCTATACTTGCTGCAATTCAAAGATATGCCCCAGGCTTG ATACCTTCAACATACGGATCCGAAAGATTGAACCTATTAAGACAGCTCGAGCAGGTCAAGCAAATGCAAA